One part of the Microvirga sp. TS319 genome encodes these proteins:
- a CDS encoding amino acid ABC transporter permease: protein MDFGLITRIVPFFLEAALVTVELSVLSLLLGLSVAALLTAGRLSASALPRAAATAYVSVMRGTPCLIQLFMLYFGGPQVGIHLSAFAAGAIGLGLNIAAYMSESMRGAILAVDRGQVEAARVIGFSRSQTMRLVVLPQAARLMIRPLGVNAVALVKGTALVSTISVVELTYTAQRFIGSTYKPFEIFAVSAVIYMVIIYALAKAVDALDRRYAAA from the coding sequence ATGGATTTCGGACTGATAACCCGCATCGTCCCATTCTTTCTCGAAGCAGCCCTCGTCACGGTTGAACTGTCGGTCCTGTCGCTCCTCCTCGGGCTGTCCGTCGCGGCACTGCTGACGGCCGGGAGGCTGTCGGCCTCCGCGCTTCCGCGCGCGGCTGCGACGGCGTATGTGAGCGTGATGCGCGGCACGCCCTGCCTGATCCAGCTCTTCATGCTTTACTTCGGCGGCCCGCAGGTCGGCATCCATCTCAGCGCCTTCGCGGCCGGCGCCATCGGGCTCGGCCTCAACATCGCAGCCTATATGTCGGAGTCCATGCGCGGCGCGATCCTGGCGGTGGACCGGGGACAGGTCGAGGCGGCGCGCGTCATCGGGTTCAGCCGCTCCCAGACCATGCGGCTCGTGGTTCTGCCCCAGGCGGCCCGTCTCATGATCCGCCCGCTCGGCGTGAATGCGGTCGCGCTCGTGAAGGGCACGGCCCTCGTCTCGACGATCTCGGTCGTGGAGCTCACCTATACGGCGCAGCGTTTCATCGGCTCGACCTACAAGCCGTTCGAGATATTCGCCGTCAGCGCCGTGATCTACATGGTGATCATCTACGCTCTCGCGAAGGCCGTCGACGCTCTCGACCGCCGCTACGCAGCTGCCTGA
- a CDS encoding amino acid ABC transporter permease: protein MQGLDFSVVSPYLDVIWTGVAWTAVITGMASVVSVAGGVVLAVAVLYALSIVAYPVRMFSWVFMGTPLLLQLYLIYFGLVQIGIDIPALAAGIIGLGLHFAVYNADIIRAGILAVDMGQMEGARTIGFSRWQALRYVVIPQALLNTAPPIGNNLIALLKESAIVSVIGVAELVHSSQLAISETYRPFEFYVLAAVLYYVLNLALEGILKIVETRVEAIR, encoded by the coding sequence TTGCAAGGCTTGGATTTCAGCGTCGTCTCGCCCTACCTCGACGTGATCTGGACAGGCGTGGCGTGGACCGCGGTCATCACGGGGATGGCTTCCGTCGTGAGTGTGGCTGGCGGCGTAGTCCTGGCCGTGGCCGTGCTCTACGCTCTATCTATCGTCGCCTATCCGGTGCGCATGTTCAGCTGGGTCTTCATGGGAACCCCGCTTCTCCTGCAGCTCTACCTCATCTATTTCGGACTCGTGCAGATCGGCATTGACATCCCGGCGCTGGCGGCCGGAATCATCGGTCTCGGCCTCCACTTCGCGGTTTACAACGCGGATATCATCCGCGCGGGTATCCTCGCCGTGGACATGGGCCAGATGGAGGGCGCACGCACCATCGGCTTCTCGCGCTGGCAGGCACTGCGCTATGTCGTGATCCCGCAGGCACTTCTCAACACGGCGCCGCCGATCGGCAACAACCTGATCGCGCTCCTCAAGGAATCCGCGATCGTATCGGTGATCGGCGTCGCGGAGCTGGTGCATTCGTCGCAGCTCGCCATCAGCGAGACCTACAGGCCCTTCGAGTTCTACGTTCTTGCGGCCGTGCTGTACTACGTCCTCAACCTAGCCCTCGAGGGCATCCTCAAAATTGTCGAGACAAGAGTGGAGGCGATCCGATGA
- a CDS encoding amino acid ABC transporter ATP-binding protein, with product MVQVIDAHKSFGPLEILKGINLSVGKGQIVAIIGPSGSGKSTLLRSINHLEKLDRGEVWVDGIQVNRPLSGRAFEQHINHVRQHMGMVFQQFNLFPHMTVSQNITAGPIKLRKMPAAQARDLAMELLGKVGLQDKFDVYPSKLSGGQKQRVAIARALAMAPSVMLFDEATSALDPELVDEVNLVMKQLAKEHMTMIIVTHEMRFASEVADRVLFMDGGVVVEEGPPSQIFTNPTMDRTRAFLKKHLAT from the coding sequence ATGGTGCAGGTGATCGACGCGCACAAGTCGTTCGGGCCCCTCGAGATCCTGAAGGGGATCAACCTCTCGGTTGGAAAGGGCCAGATCGTCGCCATCATCGGGCCCAGCGGCTCGGGCAAGAGCACGCTCCTGCGCTCGATCAACCACCTTGAGAAGCTCGATCGCGGCGAGGTCTGGGTGGACGGGATCCAGGTCAACAGGCCACTCAGTGGCCGCGCCTTCGAACAGCACATCAACCATGTGCGCCAGCACATGGGCATGGTGTTCCAGCAGTTCAATCTCTTCCCGCATATGACGGTCAGCCAGAACATCACGGCCGGGCCGATCAAACTGCGCAAGATGCCCGCTGCCCAGGCCCGCGATCTGGCGATGGAGCTGCTCGGGAAGGTCGGACTGCAGGACAAGTTCGACGTCTATCCATCGAAGCTGTCGGGCGGGCAGAAGCAGCGCGTCGCCATCGCCAGAGCCCTCGCGATGGCGCCCTCGGTCATGCTCTTCGACGAGGCCACTTCGGCGCTCGACCCTGAACTGGTCGACGAGGTCAACCTGGTGATGAAGCAGCTTGCCAAGGAGCACATGACCATGATCATCGTCACGCACGAGATGCGTTTCGCCAGCGAAGTCGCGGACCGGGTGCTGTTCATGGACGGGGGCGTGGTGGTGGAGGAGGGCCCTCCCAGTCAGATCTTCACGAATCCCACCATGGACCGCACACGGGCGTTCCTCAAGAAGCACTTGGCCACGTGA
- a CDS encoding N,N-dimethylformamidase beta subunit family domain-containing protein — protein sequence MMDKSFPDFGLSHEERRRAVLGHYYEQPGMDGTRGEIWCYTDRYSYRAGDIVTLFVSSTAERYRLDIVHDGGSETPVVTVEGLSARWQDTPDQCSVTGCGWTDSHAFRIQPEWPSGAYRITLTAEGRDGRLIRCHHLFILRPDAGAKPGRVLQVAATGTWTAYNTWGGSNHYQGLTGPKRNQYAPVVSIERPFCRGFVVLPPDAPRVPLDVPVPPAMPPRYPHMEWAYAHGYSKKYASSGWASYDSHFFRWAERAGYAVDLASQHELHFTPEILDGYDCVVFVGHDEYWTWEMRDAVERYVRNGGKAARFAGNFMWQTRLEDGGRRQICYKYRAEEDPILEGGDLTRLSTSWEDPRIGRPGSQTFGLIATRGLYVGWGGCAPRGVRGFPIYRPEHWAFAGTGIYYGDLLGADSHIFGYEVDGLDYVIEGGLPRPAEGSGAPDGLQILGLGMSSLKEESADIPADDQFLSDEDARFVARTLVGNDGLEAVDKIKRGAGMIVNFPMGRGEVFHAGTCEWVAGLLRQDPMVGRVTANVLDRYLSGH from the coding sequence ATGATGGACAAGAGCTTTCCCGATTTCGGCCTCTCCCACGAGGAGCGGCGTCGCGCCGTGCTCGGCCACTATTACGAGCAGCCCGGCATGGACGGGACGCGCGGCGAGATCTGGTGCTACACCGACCGCTATTCCTATCGGGCCGGGGATATCGTCACGCTCTTCGTCAGCTCCACGGCCGAGCGTTACCGGCTCGACATCGTGCATGACGGCGGCAGCGAGACCCCGGTCGTGACCGTCGAGGGCCTGAGCGCCCGTTGGCAGGATACGCCGGACCAATGCTCCGTCACCGGCTGCGGTTGGACGGATTCGCATGCCTTCCGCATTCAGCCCGAATGGCCCTCGGGCGCCTACCGCATCACCTTGACGGCGGAGGGCCGCGACGGAAGGCTGATCCGCTGTCATCATCTTTTCATCCTGCGTCCTGATGCCGGGGCGAAGCCCGGGCGGGTCCTTCAGGTGGCGGCGACCGGCACCTGGACCGCCTACAACACGTGGGGCGGCTCCAATCACTACCAGGGCCTCACCGGCCCGAAGCGCAACCAGTACGCGCCAGTGGTCAGTATCGAGCGGCCATTCTGCCGCGGCTTCGTGGTACTTCCGCCGGATGCCCCGCGCGTGCCTCTGGACGTCCCGGTCCCGCCCGCCATGCCGCCGCGCTATCCGCACATGGAATGGGCCTACGCCCACGGCTACAGCAAGAAATACGCCTCCTCCGGCTGGGCGAGTTACGACAGCCATTTCTTCCGTTGGGCGGAACGCGCCGGCTACGCGGTCGATCTCGCGAGCCAGCACGAGTTGCATTTCACGCCGGAAATCCTCGATGGCTACGATTGTGTCGTCTTCGTCGGGCACGACGAGTACTGGACATGGGAGATGCGCGACGCGGTCGAGAGATACGTCCGCAACGGCGGCAAGGCCGCGCGCTTCGCCGGGAACTTCATGTGGCAGACGCGCCTGGAGGACGGAGGCCGCCGTCAGATCTGTTACAAGTACCGCGCCGAGGAGGATCCGATCCTCGAAGGCGGCGACCTGACGCGCCTGAGCACCTCCTGGGAGGACCCGCGGATCGGCCGTCCGGGCTCGCAGACCTTCGGCCTCATAGCGACACGTGGGCTCTATGTGGGCTGGGGCGGCTGCGCGCCCCGTGGCGTCCGCGGCTTCCCGATCTACCGGCCGGAGCATTGGGCCTTCGCCGGGACGGGGATCTACTACGGCGATCTCCTCGGGGCGGATTCCCACATCTTCGGATACGAGGTCGACGGCCTTGATTACGTCATCGAGGGTGGCCTGCCGCGGCCCGCCGAGGGCAGCGGCGCACCGGACGGCCTTCAGATCCTCGGGTTGGGGATGTCGTCTCTCAAGGAGGAGAGTGCTGATATTCCGGCGGACGATCAGTTTCTCTCCGATGAGGATGCGCGCTTCGTCGCCCGTACGCTCGTGGGCAACGACGGGCTCGAGGCGGTCGACAAGATCAAGCGCGGCGCCGGCATGATCGTCAATTTCCCCATGGGGCGGGGCGAGGTCTTTCATGCGGGTACCTGCGAATGGGTTGCTGGCCTTCTGCGGCAGGACCCCATGGTCGGGCGCGTGACCGCCAACGTCCTTGATCGCTACCTTAGCGGACACTGA
- a CDS encoding N-acetyltransferase family protein, producing the protein MIRDARLDDLDTVAAMLRRLGHHVGAKPKVAAEDLAVFGPHGRGDFTMLVAEGESGILGILLYSIVFSAWRGRPGIYVSDLYVEEAARGLGLGTQLLRAAVARELPRGAAYLKLDVDRKNETGLAFYEKRGFRRRDSDHTMMLDEDAMRQL; encoded by the coding sequence ATGATCCGGGATGCACGACTGGACGACCTCGACACAGTCGCCGCAATGCTACGGCGACTGGGGCATCACGTGGGCGCCAAGCCGAAGGTGGCCGCGGAGGATCTCGCGGTTTTCGGCCCGCACGGGCGCGGGGACTTCACGATGCTCGTGGCGGAAGGTGAGAGCGGCATTCTCGGCATCCTGCTCTATTCCATCGTGTTCTCGGCGTGGCGCGGACGTCCGGGCATTTACGTGTCGGACCTCTACGTGGAAGAGGCTGCGCGCGGTCTCGGGCTCGGCACGCAACTCTTGCGCGCCGCCGTTGCGAGGGAACTGCCGCGTGGCGCTGCCTATCTTAAGCTCGACGTGGACCGGAAGAACGAGACAGGTCTCGCCTTCTACGAGAAGCGTGGCTTCAGGCGCCGCGATTCCGACCACACGATGATGTTGGACGAAGACGCTATGCGGCAGTTGTGA